One region of Cucurbita pepo subsp. pepo cultivar mu-cu-16 chromosome LG03, ASM280686v2, whole genome shotgun sequence genomic DNA includes:
- the LOC111789845 gene encoding putative receptor protein kinase ZmPK1, translating to MFVSFLWISSVLLASSSAWAAAPVGLQSLTPGNSIAVEDENQFLISPNGTFSSGFYRVGNNSYCYSIWYTNSFDKTVVWMANRDKPVNGEKSRLTLNVNSNLVLTDADGTVVWSSDTVSGGNIQLRLLETGNLVVMNQSQSFIWQSFDFPTDTLLPEQRFLKTSTLISMQNRGIYLSGFYYFKFNDYNILNLLYNTPSLSGIYWPDTMVTVFVNGRSPYNSSRIAILNKMGGFESSDNFKFNATDYGLGPKRRLTVDFDGVLRLYSLDESTGNWTISWLPSGARIDACMVHGLCGDYGICEYNPLPACSCPPGFTRNDPSDWTKGCRPLLNLTCDSTNSSKEMDFIALPNTDYFGHDWAYRQEISLETCRDLCLSSCECTGFGYALDGTGQCYPKSALRNGYRKPDTIVLMFIKTRKGGPSLRQQISTSDLDCSGSQTVLGADHLYAEDSSKFRYIGLLLGVVVTVGISELVFVGFGWWNVFRKRVNEEFVNMGYIVLAMGFKRFSYAELKRATKNFKQEIGKGGFGTVYKGELDDGRLVAVKRLEGVLQGDAEFWAEVSIIGKINHKNLVKLWGFCAEKQHKMLVYEYVQNGSLDKHLFSDSSQVLGLEQRYEIAVGTAKGLSYLHEECLEWVLHCDVKPQNILLDEALESKVADFGMSKLFREINESGFSKVRGTRGYLAPEWMMNLKIDAKADVYSYGIVVLELVSGKNAYGFQSSSVGNDGGSSTDLVKWIMKVAEKGEVEKVMDPRLKVEDKQSKKKIEILLKVALLCVKEDRNQRPAMSRVVELLTGYEEPTPDLFDPKFY from the coding sequence atgtttgtttcttttctgtgGATTTCTTCAGTACTTCTTGCATCTTCCAGCGCTTGGGCGGCGGCGCCGGTCGGGTTGCAGAGTTTGACACCCGGAAACTCCATAGCCGTTGAGGACGAGAATCAGTTCTTAATTTCCCCAAATGGAACATTTTCATCTGGGTTTTATCGCGTGGGTAACAATTCTTATTGCTATTCAATATGGTACACAAATAGCTTCGACAAAACTGTGGTATGGATGGCCAACAGAGACAAACCGGTTAACGGAGAGAAATCCAGACTGACCCTCAACGTCAATTCCAATTTGGTTCTCACCGATGCAGACGGCACCGTGGTTTGGTCCAGCGACACTGTTTCTGGTGGCAATATTCAACTCCGACTTCTCGAAACTGGAAATCTCGTAGTGATGAATCAATCTCAGAGTTTCATTTGGCAGAGCTTTGATTTCCCCACCGACACTCTGCTTCCAGAGCAGCGGTTTCTGAAGACATCAACTTTAATTTCAATGCAAAATCGAGGTATATATTTATCAGGCTTTTACTACTTCAAATTCAACGACTACAATATCTTGAATCTCTTATACAACACCCCTTCACTTTCCGGTATTTATTGGCCGGATACCATGGTCACGGTTTTCGTGAATGGTCGATCTCCGTATAACAGCTCTAGAATTgcaattttaaacaaaatggGAGGTTTTGAATCGAGTgacaatttcaaattcaacgCTACCGATTATGGGTTGGGTCCCAAGAGGAGATTGACGGTTGATTTTGATGGGGTTTTGAGATTGTATAGCCTCGATGAATCAACAGGCAACTGGACCATCTCCTGGCTTCCTTCCGGTGCGCGTATAGATGCTTGTATGGTTCATGGGTTATGTGGGGACTACGGTATTTGCGAATATAACCCATTACCGGCTTGTTCCTGTCCTCCCGGTTTCACTAGAAATGATCCTTCGGATTGGACCAAAGGGTGCAGACCCCTTTTGAATTTGACTTGCGATTCCACTAATTCTTCCAAAGAAATGGATTTCATCGCCCTTCCTAATACGGATTACTTTGGGCATGATTGGGCTTATAGGCAAGAAATATCCCTCGAAACGTGTAGGGATTTGTGCCTTAGTAGCTGCGAGTGCACTGGATTTGGATATGCACTCGATGGCACGGGACAATGTTATCCCAAAAGCGCTCTTCGTAATGGGTATCGAAAGCCCGACACGATTGTGCTAATGTTTATTAAGACCAGGAAAGGCGGGCCGTCATTGAGGCAGCAAATTTCGACGAGTGATTTGGATTGCTCGGGCTCACAGACTGTTTTGGGAGCAGATCATTTGTATGCAGAGGACAGTAGTAAGTTTCGTTATATAGGGTTGTTACTTGGAGTGGTGGTTACCGTTGGGATTAGTGAGCTCGTTTTTGTTGGATTCGGGTGGTGGAATGTGTTCCGGAAGCGGGTAAATGAGGAATTTGTTAACATGGGTTACATTGTATTGGCCATGGGGTTCAAGAGATTCTCGTATGCTGAATTAAAGAGAGCCACCAAGAACTTCAAGCAAGAGATTGGGAAAGGAGGGTTTGGAACGGTTTACAAAGGAGAGTTGGATGATGGACGGCTTGTGGCGGTGAAGAGACTGGAAGGCGTTTTACAAGGCGATGCAGAGTTTTGGGCAGAAGTGAGCATCATTGGAAAGATAAACCATAAGAATTTGGTGAAATTGTGGGGTTTTTGCGCTGAGAAACAGCATAAGATGTTGGTTTATGAGTATGTGCAAAATGGGTCTTTGGACAAACATCTATTCTCGGATTCATCCCAAGTGTTGGGATTGGAGCAGCGATACGAGATTGCTGTTGGAACAGCGAAGGGGTTGTCATATTTACATGAAGAATGTCTTGAGTGGGTTCTTCATTGCGACGTGAAGCCTCAAAACATACTTCTCGACGAAGCTTTGGAGTCGAAAGTTGCTGATTTCGGAATGTCGAAGCTGTTTCGAGAGATCAATGAGAGTGGATTCTCGAAGGTGAGAGGGACGAGGGGTTATTTAGCTCCGGAGTGGATGATGAACCTGAAAATTGACGCGAAAGCAGACGTTTACAGCTACGGGATTGTTGTGTTGGAGCTGGTGAGTGGAAAAAACGCATATGGGTTTCAATCGTCCAGCGTTGGCAACGATGGTGGAAGCAGCACAGATTTGGTGAAATGGATAATGAAAGTTGCAGAGAAAGGTGAGGTGGAGAAGGTGATGGATCCAAGATTGAAGGTGGAAGACAAGCAAAGCAAGAAGAAGATAGAAATACTGTTGAAAGTGGCTCTGCTGTGTGTGAAGGAAGATCGAAACCAGAGGCCTGCAATGAGCAGAGTTGTAGAACTCCTTACTGGCTACGAAGAACCCACCCCAGATCTTTTtgatccaaaattttattaa